A single window of Leptolyngbya ohadii IS1 DNA harbors:
- a CDS encoding cupredoxin domain-containing protein, whose protein sequence is MRFKITLAAWLIGIVWALCNPIVPPVWAANKPAVQEIQVHLSNEADELKFVPDRLEFEAGKRYKLILDNPSHQKHYFTAKDFADGLWTQKVEAGNVEIKGAIHELELKPEAIAEWVFVPLKPGIYEVRCTIVGHTEAGMKGTLAIVD, encoded by the coding sequence ATGCGTTTCAAAATTACTCTAGCTGCTTGGCTGATAGGCATAGTCTGGGCATTGTGTAATCCGATCGTTCCTCCAGTCTGGGCAGCCAATAAACCCGCCGTTCAGGAAATCCAGGTTCATCTCAGCAATGAAGCAGACGAATTAAAATTTGTGCCCGATCGCCTGGAATTTGAGGCAGGCAAACGCTACAAGCTAATTCTCGACAATCCAAGCCACCAGAAGCACTACTTTACTGCCAAAGATTTTGCCGACGGGCTATGGACGCAAAAAGTCGAAGCCGGGAACGTTGAAATTAAGGGCGCAATCCACGAACTGGAACTGAAGCCCGAAGCGATCGCCGAATGGGTCTTTGTCCCCCTCAAACCCGGAATCTACGAAGTTCGCTGCACGATCGTTGGACACACTGAAGCCGGAATGAAAGGAACGCTGGCGATCGTCGATTAG
- a CDS encoding N-acetylmuramoyl-L-alanine amidase produces MKIQWWFPSAVAVFCTVAPGVVLPAQASGVTSWRFDPGQNQLEFRTNEPVQPRAQLVTNPTRLVIDLPGIEMGQAPINRMMSGNIRQIRIGQFDRQTTRIVMELAPGYTIDPQQIRFRGLSPTQWTVQLPQPTPGSLAVPTTTDRPAAVSSNPPGSIQSPPTPIDPSLAQIAGIQATSDGLFVRYRSGTPEVRIDRSRDRRSVLLTIENAVLSPELTQREVEVNRFGVNRASFEQQAEQGGDRSSTVRIRLDVGPDSQDWQVSVSNLGGIIMLPTGGSTTATTTRTARNPSSDPPEAAARSDRSSRSSSQQNDRSTAAQTPTRPIPSTSSGRIIATQPNNSSNSSSNSSSNSSSNSSLNSNRTVTIEGVELNPVNNQLLIESDRPIAPTTRWQGSTYEVILSPARLADRVTGPRLTASSPLIRVRLRQEDSDTVVIALQPATGVRFGSLNLVSPQLLALEIERSTPSSPSRSSLRPLPPRNTPNQPLPRPSNGRIVVAIDPGHGGADVGAVGIGGIQEADIVLNVSQQVARLLERQGIQAVMTRTDDREIDLQPRVDIAEQVNATLFVSIHANSLSMDRPDVNGVETYYFSSGAGLAETIQRSIMSAIDMDDRGVRQARFYVLRRTSMPAVLVEIGFVTGSEDAPRLANPAWQNQMAEAIVRGILQYLRTNASR; encoded by the coding sequence TTGAAGATTCAGTGGTGGTTCCCCAGTGCCGTTGCCGTGTTCTGTACCGTTGCGCCCGGTGTCGTTTTGCCTGCCCAGGCGAGCGGCGTCACTTCCTGGCGGTTTGATCCAGGACAAAATCAGCTTGAATTTAGAACCAACGAACCCGTTCAGCCCCGCGCCCAGCTAGTCACGAATCCCACGCGACTGGTGATTGATCTGCCAGGAATTGAGATGGGTCAGGCTCCGATTAACCGAATGATGAGCGGCAATATTCGCCAGATTCGCATTGGGCAGTTCGATCGCCAAACAACGCGCATTGTAATGGAATTGGCTCCCGGCTACACGATCGATCCGCAGCAAATTCGGTTTCGCGGACTTTCGCCGACCCAATGGACGGTTCAATTGCCCCAACCAACCCCCGGATCGCTGGCAGTTCCGACAACGACCGATCGTCCTGCTGCGGTGAGTTCCAATCCGCCGGGTTCAATCCAAAGTCCGCCCACACCGATCGATCCATCCCTGGCGCAGATTGCAGGCATTCAGGCAACATCGGACGGTCTGTTTGTGCGCTACAGAAGCGGCACCCCGGAAGTGCGGATCGATCGAAGTCGCGATCGGCGATCGGTGCTTCTCACAATTGAAAATGCCGTGCTTTCACCGGAATTAACGCAGCGGGAGGTGGAGGTCAATCGGTTTGGCGTGAATCGGGCAAGCTTTGAGCAACAGGCTGAGCAGGGGGGCGATCGCTCCTCAACGGTACGCATTCGTCTGGACGTTGGCCCGGATAGTCAGGACTGGCAGGTATCGGTGAGCAATCTGGGTGGAATTATCATGCTGCCAACCGGAGGTTCCACGACTGCCACGACTACCCGAACTGCTCGTAATCCTTCCTCCGATCCGCCAGAGGCGGCAGCGCGAAGCGATCGATCCAGTCGATCCAGCTCCCAGCAAAACGATCGATCCACGGCTGCCCAAACTCCGACTCGTCCCATCCCATCGACCTCATCCGGTCGAATCATCGCTACGCAGCCGAATAATTCCTCGAACAGTTCCTCGAATAGTTCCTCGAATAGTTCCTCGAACAGTTCCTTGAACTCTAATCGCACGGTAACGATCGAAGGGGTGGAGCTAAACCCGGTAAATAATCAGCTTTTGATTGAATCCGATCGCCCGATCGCCCCGACAACACGATGGCAGGGCAGCACCTATGAGGTCATCCTTTCTCCGGCAAGACTGGCAGACCGGGTAACGGGACCGCGACTGACAGCGAGTAGTCCGCTGATTCGAGTGCGCCTGCGGCAAGAAGACTCAGATACGGTCGTGATTGCGCTTCAGCCTGCGACGGGAGTGCGGTTTGGCTCCCTGAATCTGGTGAGTCCGCAGCTTTTAGCCCTGGAAATTGAACGATCTACCCCCTCCTCGCCCTCTCGTTCGTCCCTCCGACCGCTACCACCCCGAAATACGCCCAACCAGCCCTTACCTCGCCCCTCAAATGGACGGATTGTGGTGGCGATCGATCCGGGACATGGCGGCGCAGATGTAGGTGCGGTGGGAATTGGCGGCATTCAGGAAGCGGATATTGTGCTGAACGTGTCGCAGCAGGTCGCACGGTTACTGGAGCGGCAGGGCATTCAGGCAGTGATGACCCGCACGGACGATCGAGAGATTGATTTGCAGCCCCGCGTCGATATTGCCGAACAAGTTAATGCCACGCTGTTTGTCAGCATTCACGCCAATTCTCTAAGCATGGATCGCCCAGATGTAAACGGTGTGGAAACCTATTACTTCTCCAGTGGGGCAGGACTGGCAGAAACCATTCAGCGAAGCATTATGAGCGCTATTGACATGGATGATCGCGGCGTGCGGCAGGCTCGCTTTTACGTGCTGCGAAGGACTTCCATGCCTGCGGTTCTGGTAGAAATTGGCTTTGTGACGGGCAGTGAAGATGCGCCCCGTCTTGCCAACCCAGCCTGGCAGAATCAGATGGCAGAGGCGATCGTCAGAGGGATTTTGCAGTATCTCCGCACAAACGCCAGCCGCTAA
- a CDS encoding ABC transporter ATP-binding protein: MLQGGGRVGTFRVCHQVPDRIRYGGGMKQVERFLQSFRQSLGIFRYSGRALELVWTTDRRLTVILAILTLIAGLLPGAIAYVGKLIVDSVVQAAQAGGAGQGRALGYLGMEALCVVLLSGSQQGIALCQSLLRVLLGQKVNVLILEKALTLEMRHFEDSEFYDKMTRARREASTRPLSLVGRTFGLVKDSLSLIAFGGLLLQFSVWSVILLMVAAVPAFVAETRFAGAAFRLFRWRAPETREQTYLEALLAREDFAMEVKLFQLGDLLLRRYRAVFDRLYSEDRDLTIRRSLWGYLLSLISTIAFYVTYISIIIATINGRITIGDLTLYLVVFRQGQSTFSSILTAIGGAYEDCLYLSNLYEFLEEEVPPPAGQVTQGILPGDGIRFENVSFRYPDSSRYAVREISFHLKPGEKLAIVGQNGSGKTTLIKLLTRLYNPDSGRILLDGVDLREWDLEVLQRRIGVIFQNFVRYQFTVGENVGVGDVTAFDNQQRWEVSAEKGTARSFIDNLPEGFYTRLGRWFKGGQELSGGQWQKIALSRAFMRSGADLLVLDEPTSAMDAEAEAEIFDRFREMTENQMAILISHRFSTVRMADQILVMEQGEILERGTHEQLLAQDGRYARLFSLQAAGYR; encoded by the coding sequence ATGCTTCAGGGTGGGGGGAGGGTTGGCACGTTCCGCGTTTGCCATCAAGTTCCCGATCGAATTCGCTATGGTGGGGGAATGAAGCAAGTTGAACGGTTTTTACAGTCATTTCGGCAATCGCTAGGAATTTTTCGATACAGCGGGCGGGCACTGGAACTGGTTTGGACGACCGATCGTCGCCTGACGGTGATTCTGGCAATTCTGACGCTGATTGCGGGTCTGCTGCCGGGCGCGATCGCCTACGTGGGCAAGCTGATTGTGGATAGCGTGGTGCAGGCGGCACAGGCGGGTGGGGCAGGGCAGGGCAGGGCGTTGGGCTATCTGGGGATGGAGGCGCTGTGCGTGGTGCTGCTGTCCGGGAGTCAGCAGGGGATCGCGCTCTGTCAGTCTTTGCTGCGGGTGCTGCTGGGGCAGAAGGTGAACGTGCTGATTCTGGAAAAGGCTTTGACGCTGGAAATGCGTCACTTTGAGGACTCGGAATTTTACGACAAGATGACCCGTGCCCGTCGGGAAGCCTCGACCCGTCCGCTGAGTCTGGTGGGGCGTACCTTTGGACTGGTGAAGGATAGCCTGTCGCTGATTGCCTTTGGCGGGCTGCTGCTGCAATTTTCCGTCTGGTCGGTGATTTTGCTAATGGTGGCGGCGGTTCCGGCGTTTGTGGCGGAGACTCGGTTTGCGGGGGCGGCGTTTCGGCTGTTTCGCTGGCGTGCCCCAGAAACCAGAGAGCAAACCTACCTGGAAGCACTGCTTGCCCGCGAAGACTTTGCGATGGAGGTGAAGCTGTTTCAGTTGGGCGATCTGCTGCTGAGACGCTACCGTGCTGTGTTCGATCGCCTTTACAGCGAAGACCGGGATTTAACGATTCGCCGCAGTCTGTGGGGCTATTTGCTGAGTCTGATTAGCACGATCGCCTTCTACGTCACCTATATCTCGATTATCATTGCCACAATTAACGGCAGGATTACGATCGGGGATTTGACGCTGTATCTCGTCGTATTTCGACAGGGGCAGAGTACCTTTTCCTCGATTTTGACGGCGATCGGCGGAGCATACGAGGACTGTTTATATCTGTCCAACCTGTACGAATTCCTCGAAGAGGAGGTTCCGCCTCCCGCAGGTCAGGTAACACAGGGCATTCTTCCTGGGGATGGTATCCGGTTTGAGAATGTGTCGTTTCGCTATCCCGACAGTTCCCGCTATGCCGTGCGCGAGATTTCCTTTCATCTGAAGCCGGGGGAAAAGCTGGCGATCGTGGGACAAAACGGCTCTGGGAAAACGACGCTGATCAAACTGCTGACGCGGCTCTATAACCCCGACTCTGGACGAATTCTGCTGGACGGAGTGGATCTGCGCGAGTGGGATCTGGAGGTGCTTCAGCGGCGGATTGGCGTGATCTTCCAGAACTTTGTCCGCTACCAGTTTACGGTGGGCGAAAACGTAGGTGTGGGCGATGTAACGGCGTTTGACAATCAGCAGCGGTGGGAAGTTTCCGCTGAGAAAGGGACGGCGCGATCGTTTATTGACAATCTACCGGAGGGATTCTATACGCGGCTGGGTCGCTGGTTCAAAGGCGGACAGGAACTCTCTGGCGGACAGTGGCAGAAGATCGCCCTCTCGCGGGCATTTATGCGATCAGGTGCAGATTTGCTGGTGCTGGACGAACCCACCTCCGCAATGGATGCCGAAGCGGAAGCCGAAATTTTCGATCGATTCCGGGAAATGACTGAAAACCAGATGGCAATCCTGATTTCTCACCGCTTCTCGACCGTTCGTATGGCGGATCAGATTCTAGTTATGGAGCAGGGCGAAATCCTGGAGCGGGGAACCCATGAGCAGCTACTCGCGCAGGATGGACGCTATGCCAGACTGTTTTCCTTGCAGGCGGCAGGGTATCGGTAG
- a CDS encoding DUF4145 domain-containing protein: MNEVEFFQEVCNCGGTLKCQTTFSYPWRDNEENSFYLLHVFKILTCVTCNEATVLLYTTLGDDDADEQWAETEHEEPQYRSYKRKVLYSPTTQLHHSIPPSIAEVFNQAEAVLPRSTRACFILCRAVLEEICNDFGIPAEGINNKGKTHPIRLGERLPQLFEKEQLAEDLKPIMNGIKDFGNEGAHPNDPIFNKQVESEDAEILLELVSFVLERLYVDKYRKQKSMEKLNTLRQKIPPRERRE, encoded by the coding sequence ATGAATGAAGTTGAATTTTTTCAGGAAGTCTGCAATTGCGGTGGAACATTAAAATGTCAAACAACCTTCTCCTACCCGTGGCGAGATAACGAAGAAAATTCTTTCTACTTGCTTCACGTTTTCAAGATTCTTACCTGCGTGACCTGTAATGAGGCAACTGTTCTGCTTTACACTACGCTAGGTGATGATGACGCCGACGAGCAGTGGGCAGAAACGGAGCATGAAGAACCACAATATCGCTCTTATAAACGCAAGGTTCTGTATTCTCCTACAACACAATTACATCATTCTATTCCACCCTCTATCGCTGAAGTATTTAATCAGGCAGAAGCAGTTCTCCCAAGATCGACAAGAGCATGCTTTATTCTGTGTAGAGCTGTACTGGAGGAAATATGTAACGACTTTGGAATACCTGCTGAGGGGATAAACAATAAAGGTAAGACACACCCTATAAGACTAGGTGAAAGGCTCCCTCAACTATTTGAGAAAGAGCAGTTAGCAGAGGATTTGAAGCCAATTATGAATGGTATCAAGGATTTTGGTAATGAGGGAGCACATCCCAACGATCCGATCTTTAACAAGCAGGTGGAATCTGAAGACGCAGAGATTTTACTCGAACTAGTAAGCTTCGTACTTGAAAGGCTATACGTTGACAAGTATCGCAAGCAAAAGAGCATGGAGAAGTTGAACACATTGAGGCAAAAGATACCACCACGAGAACGGCGAGAGTGA
- a CDS encoding serine hydrolase domain-containing protein, producing MKSPILPILTALLLVGTTGCRWGGQVEQQEVRVGTQKATLSAAQAKPMPFASETANQLQQMLENKVESMKLPGATLYLSTSEGDWMGVAGKADLTAQAPLESGDRFRVGNLTEIFLAIVTLQLDEEDVLDLDDPITRWLPADLTQRIPDSSRITVKQLLNHTSGLPEPERDAFWEAVRANPGKQWKPQEVLDYVLDDPQAWEDRPPSFFKNDFFYSHANYILLGMIIERATGTSLPNVIRSRISDRLKLKDTFLEQREKIPGGFVQGYQDWDKNGTTQSVTKPLINPAIGLGDTGIISTAPDLVRLFRGLFLKNDLLYETSVEKMLTPVDSNEGGYGLGVARLPTAWGEGWGQINQTTGFSMVALYLPVHDLMLVTWTNTSDRNTEPVYEITRRALRIVLGMP from the coding sequence ATGAAATCCCCAATTCTCCCGATCCTTACCGCTCTCTTGCTGGTTGGCACAACGGGCTGTCGCTGGGGAGGACAGGTTGAACAACAGGAAGTCAGGGTGGGGACGCAGAAGGCAACTCTATCGGCAGCACAGGCAAAACCGATGCCCTTTGCGAGTGAAACGGCAAATCAGCTTCAACAGATGCTTGAGAACAAAGTAGAGTCGATGAAGCTACCGGGGGCAACGCTATACCTATCGACCTCTGAGGGGGACTGGATGGGGGTTGCAGGCAAGGCTGACCTCACGGCTCAAGCGCCTCTGGAATCGGGCGATCGCTTTCGGGTGGGCAACCTCACTGAGATTTTTTTGGCGATCGTCACGTTGCAGTTGGATGAAGAGGACGTGCTGGATCTGGATGATCCAATTACCCGATGGCTTCCGGCGGATCTGACGCAGCGGATTCCAGACAGCAGCAGGATCACGGTTAAGCAACTGTTGAACCATACAAGCGGGCTGCCCGAGCCGGAGCGGGATGCCTTTTGGGAGGCGGTAAGAGCTAATCCAGGGAAGCAGTGGAAACCCCAGGAAGTGCTGGACTATGTGCTGGATGACCCGCAAGCCTGGGAAGACCGTCCGCCGAGCTTCTTCAAAAATGATTTTTTCTATTCCCATGCCAACTACATTCTGCTGGGCATGATTATTGAACGGGCGACGGGCACCAGTTTACCCAACGTCATTCGGTCGCGGATTAGCGATCGCCTGAAGCTAAAGGATACCTTTCTGGAGCAGCGGGAAAAAATTCCGGGGGGCTTTGTGCAGGGATACCAGGACTGGGATAAGAACGGTACCACTCAGAGCGTCACTAAGCCTTTAATTAATCCGGCGATCGGTTTAGGAGATACGGGCATAATTTCCACTGCCCCCGATCTGGTGCGGCTATTTCGGGGGCTGTTCCTCAAAAATGACCTGCTGTATGAAACCTCAGTGGAGAAGATGCTGACTCCTGTGGATTCCAATGAGGGGGGCTATGGACTGGGAGTTGCCCGTCTGCCGACTGCCTGGGGGGAGGGCTGGGGACAGATCAATCAAACCACCGGATTTTCGATGGTGGCACTCTATCTGCCCGTCCACGATCTGATGCTCGTCACCTGGACCAATACCAGCGATCGCAATACGGAACCCGTGTACGAGATTACGCGCCGCGCCCTGCGAATTGTGCTGGGAATGCCCTAG
- a CDS encoding low-complexity tail membrane protein has translation MRSFWLDPYLWVHLAGVAVVPIALEGCLLGLAASNSLLPPWMELVLVGSIGAAPILWMQWQRPFCIYSLMFLALQPRKLTEDQRRILRRFQSPLGKGLSLVTAGVLLAALWQIYQIAPIAWESASIVPGGALGGLLLASLSFLFANLFLQVPVSVVQVMLTNEQTIAATEPYPVNAVARDFTLFGIRVNQILPSLKAEPTLATAGATIPPQTANLRGDRPAKTAPTRFKDPQPAAEAAAKSSEQAKPLAPPKTKRPVVPVEVIDAEFRELGTDDEWDEVIVSEEESLTSITDNPQPETLPEAEPTAAIYTESSQTEPSEIATSATEDAELLSANPIAQAATESEVNTAIDTESDIQPDIQPDIQPDTDLNTESNIAADIELDTASETEINTNLEIASETIAAEFDDFEDTEEGTIADLSESNAPESSALESNAPELTDKFSEPLQSPETSPEASPETSASAELPASPEIPEVTDTKATEELLQPIPEPIEERPELNQTSFTGDADLLISAMTLIESEDVSEGAAVDISAVEVVTAEIVEDVSEDAAVPAETIESWLEEDWEEEVTG, from the coding sequence ATGCGTTCTTTCTGGCTTGATCCTTATCTGTGGGTACATCTGGCAGGGGTGGCTGTTGTGCCGATCGCCCTGGAGGGCTGTCTGTTGGGACTGGCTGCGAGTAATTCGCTGTTGCCACCGTGGATGGAACTGGTTCTGGTGGGCAGTATTGGGGCAGCGCCGATTCTGTGGATGCAGTGGCAGCGTCCGTTTTGCATTTACAGTCTGATGTTTCTGGCGTTGCAGCCTCGTAAGCTCACGGAGGATCAGAGGCGGATTCTGCGGCGATTTCAGTCTCCCCTGGGGAAAGGACTCTCGCTCGTGACGGCAGGGGTTTTGCTGGCAGCGCTGTGGCAAATTTATCAGATTGCGCCGATCGCCTGGGAATCTGCGTCCATTGTTCCGGGTGGGGCACTGGGAGGTCTGCTGCTGGCGAGTCTCAGTTTTTTATTCGCCAATCTGTTTTTGCAGGTTCCCGTTAGCGTCGTGCAGGTGATGTTAACCAACGAACAAACGATCGCCGCCACCGAACCCTATCCTGTCAACGCAGTAGCAAGGGATTTCACCCTGTTTGGCATCCGCGTTAATCAGATCCTACCGTCCCTGAAGGCGGAACCCACCCTGGCAACCGCAGGAGCAACCATTCCCCCGCAAACCGCAAACCTGAGAGGCGATCGTCCTGCCAAAACCGCCCCTACTCGTTTCAAAGACCCGCAGCCTGCCGCAGAAGCCGCTGCAAAGTCCTCAGAGCAAGCAAAGCCCCTAGCCCCTCCCAAGACCAAACGTCCTGTTGTTCCGGTTGAAGTCATCGACGCCGAGTTCCGCGAGTTGGGTACAGATGATGAATGGGATGAGGTCATTGTCTCTGAGGAGGAAAGCCTGACGAGCATAACGGACAATCCGCAGCCTGAGACATTGCCTGAGGCAGAGCCTACCGCAGCAATCTATACCGAGTCATCGCAGACAGAACCTTCTGAAATCGCTACATCTGCAACAGAGGATGCGGAGCTACTCAGCGCAAACCCGATCGCGCAAGCCGCTACAGAATCAGAAGTCAACACAGCAATAGATACAGAATCAGACATACAACCAGACATACAACCAGACATACAGCCAGACACAGACCTAAACACAGAATCAAATATCGCAGCAGACATAGAACTGGATACAGCTTCAGAGACAGAGATCAATACAAATTTAGAAATAGCTTCAGAGACGATCGCTGCTGAATTTGACGATTTTGAGGATACTGAAGAAGGGACGATCGCAGATTTATCAGAATCTAACGCACCAGAATCCAGCGCACTAGAATCTAATGCACCAGAATTAACGGACAAATTTTCTGAACCGCTACAGTCCCCTGAAACCTCTCCTGAAGCCTCTCCTGAAACATCCGCATCGGCTGAGCTGCCCGCATCTCCTGAAATTCCTGAAGTCACCGATACCAAGGCTACAGAAGAACTGCTGCAACCCATCCCTGAGCCGATCGAGGAACGACCTGAACTGAATCAAACCAGCTTTACAGGCGATGCAGATCTGCTCATTTCCGCCATGACGCTAATCGAGTCTGAAGATGTGAGCGAAGGCGCAGCGGTAGACATATCCGCCGTGGAAGTGGTGACGGCAGAAATTGTCGAAGATGTGAGCGAAGATGCCGCCGTTCCTGCTGAGACGATCGAATCCTGGCTGGAGGAAGACTGGGAAGAAGAGGTGACGGGCTAG
- the lnt gene encoding apolipoprotein N-acyltransferase: MHLSTPTKLPPQGLLTIALLAGMIMGLAPAPGNAWFLAWGAIVPLWVLVVQISSEVNRTSKGLPKLAFLLGVTWGVGYNGLALSWIRDLHPLTWMGIPWLASVAITFTCWLLITLWGGLLVGVWAGGLAWANQRGLSAVTRIVLGTALWCGLETVWSWSPLEWTFLSFTQSPHDRWILHLGQLAGPMLVTGAIVAFNGFLAEGWLARESYPGRRAKWLWALGLVWLIGLHGIGWGLVSRPAFGGSVERSLKAPPEAALRVGIVQGNIPTRIKLFEEGTRLSIDNYTKGYETLVAQGVQAVLTPEGTFPWLWLDRPLKNPFYRTLLDRGILAWVGTVGLEQGKLTQSLVTIAGDGEILSRYDKVKLVPLGEYVPFAETIGQFIGRLSPVEASLTPGQINQQVKTPFGQAIVGICFDSAFSYIFRNQARSGGEFILTASNNDPYGAAMMAQHHAQDVMRAIETDRWAVRATNTGFSGIVNPHGETEWLSGFRTFETHAHTIARRQTQTPYVRWGNWFTPLLSLLAIGLCIRDFRA, translated from the coding sequence ATGCACCTATCCACTCCCACAAAACTCCCCCCCCAAGGGCTGCTGACGATCGCACTTCTGGCAGGCATGATCATGGGCTTGGCTCCTGCGCCGGGAAATGCGTGGTTTCTGGCTTGGGGGGCGATCGTGCCTCTGTGGGTGCTGGTGGTGCAGATTTCGTCGGAGGTCAATCGGACTTCTAAGGGATTGCCGAAGCTTGCATTTCTTCTAGGGGTTACCTGGGGGGTGGGGTATAACGGTTTGGCGCTGTCCTGGATTCGGGATTTGCACCCGCTGACCTGGATGGGAATTCCCTGGCTTGCCAGTGTCGCGATTACCTTTACCTGCTGGCTTTTGATTACCCTCTGGGGCGGTTTACTGGTGGGTGTCTGGGCGGGGGGTCTGGCTTGGGCGAATCAGCGGGGATTGTCCGCCGTAACGCGGATTGTGCTGGGGACTGCCCTATGGTGTGGACTGGAAACAGTGTGGAGCTGGAGTCCGCTGGAATGGACGTTCCTTTCGTTTACCCAGAGTCCGCACGATCGCTGGATTCTTCACCTGGGGCAATTGGCGGGACCGATGCTGGTAACAGGGGCGATCGTTGCCTTTAACGGCTTTCTGGCGGAGGGTTGGCTGGCAAGGGAAAGTTACCCAGGACGACGGGCAAAATGGCTCTGGGCGTTGGGACTGGTCTGGCTGATTGGGCTACATGGTATTGGGTGGGGATTGGTGAGCCGACCCGCCTTTGGCGGCAGCGTGGAACGATCGCTTAAAGCTCCTCCAGAAGCGGCACTGCGGGTTGGCATTGTGCAGGGAAATATCCCCACGCGGATCAAGCTATTTGAGGAGGGGACGCGGCTGTCGATCGACAACTACACGAAAGGCTATGAAACACTGGTGGCTCAGGGAGTTCAAGCAGTCCTGACTCCAGAGGGAACCTTTCCCTGGCTGTGGCTCGATCGCCCGCTGAAAAATCCCTTCTATCGGACTCTGCTCGATCGCGGCATTCTGGCATGGGTGGGTACAGTTGGTTTGGAGCAAGGTAAATTAACCCAATCCCTGGTAACGATCGCCGGAGACGGAGAAATCCTCAGCCGCTACGACAAGGTGAAGCTTGTTCCGCTAGGCGAATACGTGCCCTTTGCCGAGACGATCGGACAGTTTATCGGGCGGCTTTCTCCCGTAGAAGCATCCCTTACTCCCGGTCAGATAAATCAGCAGGTAAAAACGCCTTTTGGTCAGGCGATCGTCGGCATTTGCTTCGACTCGGCTTTCTCCTATATCTTCCGCAATCAGGCACGGTCAGGCGGCGAGTTTATCCTGACTGCCTCCAATAACGACCCCTACGGCGCAGCCATGATGGCGCAGCACCACGCCCAGGATGTGATGAGAGCGATTGAAACCGATCGCTGGGCAGTCCGGGCAACAAATACAGGATTTTCGGGCATCGTTAATCCGCACGGCGAAACCGAATGGCTGTCTGGATTCCGCACCTTTGAAACCCATGCACACACGATCGCTCGCCGCCAGACTCAAACACCCTATGTCCGGTGGGGGAATTGGTTTACGCCCCTGTTGAGCCTTTTAGCGATCGGGCTGTGTATTCGGGACTTTCGCGCTTAG
- the acsF gene encoding magnesium-protoporphyrin IX monomethyl ester (oxidative) cyclase, with amino-acid sequence MVDSLKKPDVAELRPGVKVPAKDTILTPRFYTTDFDEMAKMDISPNEDELLAILEEFRTDYNRHHFVRNEDFNQTWDHLDGETRALFIEFLERSCTAEFSGFLLYKELSRKLKDRNPLLAECFLLMSRDEARHAGFLNKAMSDFGLQLDLGFLTESKSYTFFKPKFIFYATYLSEKIGYWRYITIYRHLEQHPENRIYPIFKFFENWCQDENRHGDFFDAIMKSQPSILNDWKARLWARFFLLSVFATMYLNDIQRSSFYASLGLNARDYDIEVIQKTNETAGRVFPLILNVDHPDFFRLLDDAAAANLKMMDAGKGNAPGFVKTLKKIPHIAKIGVNLARLYFMKPIDTASLEGTVR; translated from the coding sequence ATGGTAGACTCGCTGAAAAAACCTGACGTTGCAGAGCTTCGACCTGGGGTTAAGGTTCCGGCAAAAGACACCATCCTCACCCCCCGGTTCTACACTACCGACTTTGACGAGATGGCAAAGATGGACATCTCGCCGAACGAGGATGAACTGCTGGCAATTCTGGAAGAATTCCGCACCGACTACAACCGCCATCACTTCGTCCGCAACGAGGATTTTAATCAGACCTGGGATCACCTCGACGGTGAAACTCGCGCTCTGTTCATCGAATTCCTGGAGCGTTCCTGCACCGCTGAGTTTTCCGGGTTCCTGCTCTATAAGGAACTGTCGCGCAAGCTAAAGGACAGAAACCCCCTGCTGGCGGAATGCTTCTTGCTGATGTCTCGCGACGAGGCGCGTCACGCCGGATTCCTCAACAAGGCAATGTCCGACTTCGGGCTTCAGCTTGACCTGGGCTTCCTCACCGAGAGCAAGAGCTATACCTTCTTCAAGCCCAAGTTCATCTTCTACGCCACTTATCTGTCTGAGAAGATTGGCTACTGGCGGTATATCACGATCTATCGCCACCTGGAACAGCACCCCGAAAATCGCATCTACCCGATCTTCAAGTTCTTCGAGAACTGGTGCCAGGACGAAAACCGCCACGGCGACTTCTTCGACGCGATCATGAAGTCTCAGCCCAGCATCCTCAACGACTGGAAGGCTCGCCTCTGGGCACGGTTCTTCCTGCTGTCGGTCTTTGCGACGATGTACCTGAACGACATCCAGCGATCGAGCTTCTATGCCTCCCTGGGGCTGAACGCTCGCGATTACGACATCGAAGTGATCCAGAAGACCAACGAAACCGCCGGACGAGTCTTCCCCCTGATCCTGAACGTAGATCACCCTGACTTCTTCCGTCTGCTGGACGACGCGGCTGCCGCTAACCTGAAGATGATGGACGCAGGCAAGGGCAACGCTCCCGGTTTCGTGAAAACCCTGAAGAAGATCCCCCACATTGCCAAAATCGGCGTGAACCTGGCGCGGCTCTACTTCATGAAGCCGATCGACACTGCCTCTCTGGAAGGCACGGTTCGCTAG